A genomic stretch from Chitinophaga lutea includes:
- a CDS encoding S1C family serine protease, translating to MDAYSEIIHHAVEAAGKSVVKIERLDAQGKITGTGSGFFFSSDGYLFTNSHVVHNGSAFNVMLHDGSVYPATLTGEDPDTDIAILKSTAFDFQVAQLGDAAGLQIGQLVIAIGNPLGFQHTVTAGVVSALGRSLRGETGRAMEGLIQTDAALNPGNSGGPLINFKGEVVGVNTAMIRGAQGICFAISIDTARLIAAELMQTGRVTRAHLGVLLQQIDLVPKLRSGLELKNKSALFVTGVEAGSPASKAGIADGDIIVSFNDTPVETSDTLFRLLDRDKIGQFQFIRVIRQSRLIELRVTPVARKAA from the coding sequence ATGGATGCTTATTCAGAAATCATCCATCACGCGGTGGAAGCCGCAGGCAAATCAGTCGTCAAAATAGAACGGCTGGATGCCCAGGGAAAAATAACCGGTACCGGATCGGGGTTCTTCTTTTCTTCAGACGGTTATCTTTTCACCAACTCTCACGTTGTGCACAATGGCAGCGCTTTCAACGTGATGCTGCATGATGGCAGCGTGTATCCGGCCACACTCACCGGCGAGGACCCGGATACCGATATCGCCATTTTAAAATCCACCGCTTTCGACTTCCAGGTAGCCCAACTGGGCGATGCCGCCGGTTTGCAGATCGGCCAGCTGGTGATCGCCATCGGCAACCCGTTGGGCTTTCAGCATACCGTAACGGCAGGCGTGGTCAGCGCCCTGGGCCGCTCGCTGCGCGGCGAAACGGGCAGGGCCATGGAAGGACTGATCCAGACGGATGCCGCCCTCAATCCCGGCAACTCCGGCGGCCCGCTGATCAATTTCAAAGGAGAAGTAGTGGGTGTGAACACGGCCATGATCCGCGGTGCGCAGGGCATCTGTTTTGCCATCAGTATCGACACGGCGCGGTTAATCGCCGCCGAACTGATGCAAACGGGCAGGGTAACAAGGGCGCACCTGGGCGTGCTGTTGCAGCAGATCGACCTGGTGCCCAAACTACGGAGCGGACTGGAGCTGAAAAACAAAAGCGCCCTCTTCGTAACGGGCGTGGAGGCAGGCAGTCCGGCCAGTAAAGCCGGGATCGCCGACGGAGATATCATCGTGTCGTTCAACGATACGCCGGTAGAGACCTCGGACACCCTTTTCCGCCTGCTCGACCGGGATAAAATCGGGCAATTCCAGTTTATCCGCGTCATCCGGCAAAGCCGCCTCATCGAACTGAGAGTAACACCGGTAGCGAGAAAAGCGGCGTAG